One window of the Streptomyces sp. NBC_00259 genome contains the following:
- a CDS encoding LacI family DNA-binding transcriptional regulator: protein MPDRSSGARATSPRATSPRPTLEAVAARAGVSRATVSRVVNGGAGVRAPLADRVRAAVAELGYVPNQAARSLVTRRSGAVAVIIAEPEFRVFSDPFFERQVRGISRELVVHDSQLVLLWVEGPDDHDRIARYLGGGHVDGALAFSLHDSDELPSVVTESGVPVVFGGRPGGPGAGSEYAVPYVDCDNRGGAREAVRHLVGLGRTRIAHIAGPRDQTSALDRLDGYRDVLPGAGPELTAQGDFTVESGARAMAELLDRGPAAPDAVFVSNDLMATGALRVLHGRGLRVPHDIALVGFDDMTSIAEATDPPLTTVRQDIEGNGRLMVRLLMRLLNGSDPEAGTPASVITPTTLVRRASA, encoded by the coding sequence GTGCCCGATCGGAGCAGTGGGGCCAGGGCCACATCCCCCAGGGCGACATCCCCCAGGCCGACCCTGGAAGCCGTCGCCGCACGGGCCGGGGTCTCCCGGGCCACGGTGTCCCGGGTCGTCAACGGCGGGGCCGGGGTCCGCGCCCCGCTGGCGGACCGGGTGCGGGCGGCGGTGGCGGAGCTGGGATACGTACCCAACCAGGCGGCGCGGAGCCTGGTCACCCGGCGCAGCGGCGCGGTGGCCGTGATCATCGCCGAGCCGGAGTTCCGGGTCTTCTCCGACCCGTTCTTCGAGCGTCAGGTGCGCGGCATCAGCCGTGAGCTGGTCGTCCACGACTCCCAGTTGGTGCTGCTGTGGGTCGAGGGCCCCGACGACCACGACCGGATCGCCCGCTACCTCGGCGGCGGCCATGTCGACGGCGCGCTCGCCTTCTCCCTCCACGACAGCGACGAACTGCCGTCCGTGGTGACGGAGTCGGGGGTGCCCGTGGTGTTCGGAGGCAGGCCCGGCGGGCCGGGTGCCGGCTCCGAGTACGCGGTGCCGTACGTCGACTGCGACAACCGCGGCGGCGCCCGCGAGGCGGTACGTCATCTCGTCGGCCTCGGCCGTACCCGGATCGCCCACATAGCGGGGCCGCGCGACCAGACCTCGGCGCTGGACCGGCTCGACGGCTACCGGGACGTACTGCCCGGGGCGGGGCCGGAGTTGACGGCCCAGGGCGACTTCACGGTGGAGAGCGGGGCGCGGGCGATGGCCGAACTGCTCGACCGGGGCCCGGCCGCCCCCGACGCGGTGTTCGTCTCGAACGATCTGATGGCCACGGGGGCGCTGCGGGTCCTGCACGGGCGCGGTCTGCGGGTGCCGCACGACATCGCCCTGGTCGGCTTCGACGACATGACGTCGATCGCCGAGGCCACGGACCCACCGCTCACGACGGTCCGTCAGGACATCGAGGGCAACGGACGGCTGATGGTGCGTCTGTTGATGCGCCTGCTGAACGGGAGCGACCCGGAGGCCGGGACGCCGGCCTCGGTGATCACTCCGACGACCCTGGTGCGCCGGGCTTCGGCATGA
- a CDS encoding MFS transporter, giving the protein MTSAASEQHDRRVARKVLLSSLIGSTVEWYEFFIYGTAASLVFGDLFFPEFDPLVGTLLSLSTFAIAFVARPVGGVLFGHFGDRLGRKSMLVLTLTLMGGATFALGLLPTYDQVGVAAPVLLVLVRLVQGLSLGGEYGGAVLMSVEHADQRRKGLYGAVVNTGVGWGLLLANLLFLIVTQLPDAAFRTWGWRIPFLLSAVLVGLGLFIRLKVTESPDFQAVKESGEVRRLPVVEVMRKSPGLVVLMCLAYVSTGATFYVLSVFSLAYGEDQVGVDKSTMLGLVLGGTALTIVAVPYFGLLSDRLDRRRILLAGITAMAVLPSPGSLCSTAATRC; this is encoded by the coding sequence ATGACCAGCGCAGCGTCCGAACAGCACGACCGCCGAGTGGCCCGCAAAGTCCTGCTGTCGAGCCTGATCGGCAGCACCGTCGAGTGGTACGAGTTCTTCATCTACGGCACGGCGGCCTCGCTCGTCTTCGGTGATCTGTTCTTCCCGGAGTTCGACCCGCTGGTGGGCACGCTGCTCTCGCTGTCCACCTTCGCGATCGCGTTCGTCGCCCGGCCGGTCGGCGGTGTGCTCTTCGGCCACTTCGGCGACCGGCTCGGCCGCAAGTCGATGCTGGTGCTCACGCTGACGCTCATGGGCGGCGCGACGTTCGCGCTCGGCCTGCTGCCCACCTACGACCAGGTCGGCGTGGCCGCACCCGTCCTGCTCGTCCTGGTCCGCCTGGTGCAGGGGCTCTCGCTCGGCGGCGAATACGGCGGGGCGGTGCTGATGAGCGTCGAACACGCCGACCAGCGGCGGAAGGGACTGTACGGAGCCGTCGTCAACACCGGCGTGGGCTGGGGGCTCCTCCTGGCCAACCTGCTGTTCCTGATCGTCACTCAACTCCCCGACGCCGCCTTCCGCACCTGGGGCTGGCGCATTCCGTTCCTGCTCAGCGCCGTCCTGGTCGGCCTCGGCCTGTTCATCCGGCTCAAGGTCACGGAGAGCCCGGACTTCCAGGCGGTGAAGGAGTCCGGAGAGGTGCGCAGGCTCCCGGTGGTCGAGGTGATGCGCAAGAGCCCCGGCCTCGTCGTGCTCATGTGCCTGGCCTACGTCTCCACGGGCGCCACTTTCTACGTGCTCTCCGTCTTCTCGCTGGCCTATGGAGAGGACCAGGTCGGCGTGGACAAGAGCACGATGCTCGGCCTCGTCCTCGGCGGCACGGCACTCACCATCGTCGCCGTCCCGTACTTCGGTCTGCTCTCCGACCGCCTCGACCGCCGGAGGATCCTGCTCGCGGGCATCACCGCGATGGCCGTCCTCCCTTCGCCTGGTTCACTCTGCTCCACAGCGGCAACACGCTGCTGA
- the sph gene encoding sphingomyelin phosphodiesterase, whose amino-acid sequence MPHSALRRLSGAALSTALAAATLAAAAPSATAAPAAATPSLKVLTYNVFLFSKTLYPNWGQDHRATEIPRTSFFQGNDVVVLQEAFDNSSSDALQQNARAQYPYQTPVVGRSKSGWDATSGAYSATTPEDGGVTILSKWPIVRKEQHVYKDACGSDWWSNKGFAYVVLDVNGARVHVVGTHAQSTDPGCSAGEAAQMRSRQFKAIDAFLDAKNIPASEQVLVAGDFNVDSDTPEYATMLADGGLTGADTRTGHPYSFDTQDNSIAADRYPGDPREDLDYVLHRSGHAKPAGWKNEVIKEQSAPWTVSSWGTDYTYTNLSDHYPVAASGQ is encoded by the coding sequence GTGCCGCACTCCGCGCTCCGCCGTCTCTCCGGCGCAGCCCTCTCCACGGCTCTCGCCGCCGCCACCCTGGCGGCCGCCGCGCCGTCGGCCACCGCCGCGCCCGCCGCAGCGACGCCGTCGCTGAAGGTGCTGACGTACAACGTCTTCCTCTTCAGCAAGACCCTGTACCCCAACTGGGGCCAGGACCACCGCGCCACCGAGATCCCCAGGACGTCCTTCTTCCAGGGCAATGACGTCGTCGTGCTCCAGGAGGCGTTCGACAACTCCTCCTCCGACGCGCTGCAGCAGAACGCCCGGGCCCAGTACCCGTACCAGACCCCGGTGGTGGGCCGCAGCAAGAGCGGCTGGGACGCGACCAGCGGGGCCTACTCGGCGACGACCCCGGAGGACGGCGGCGTCACGATCCTCAGCAAGTGGCCGATCGTGCGCAAGGAGCAGCACGTCTACAAGGACGCGTGCGGCTCCGACTGGTGGTCCAACAAGGGCTTCGCGTACGTCGTGCTGGACGTCAACGGTGCCAGGGTGCATGTGGTGGGCACCCACGCGCAGTCGACCGACCCGGGCTGTTCCGCGGGTGAGGCGGCACAGATGCGCAGCCGCCAGTTCAAGGCGATCGACGCCTTCCTGGACGCCAAGAACATCCCGGCGTCCGAGCAGGTCCTGGTCGCGGGCGACTTCAACGTGGACTCGGACACGCCCGAGTACGCGACGATGCTCGCCGACGGCGGGCTGACCGGAGCCGACACCCGCACCGGCCACCCGTACTCCTTCGACACCCAGGACAACTCGATCGCGGCCGACCGCTACCCGGGCGACCCGCGCGAGGACCTCGACTACGTCCTCCACCGGTCGGGCCACGCCAAGCCGGCGGGCTGGAAGAACGAGGTCATCAAGGAGCAGAGCGCGCCGTGGACCGTGAGCAGCTGGGGCACGGACTACACGTACACCAACCTGTCGGACCACTACCCGGTCGCCGCGTCCGGGCAGTAG
- a CDS encoding cation diffusion facilitator family transporter, with amino-acid sequence MTGHGHGHGHEHGRGHHHHHHGERIDAALEGSAEGLRTLWFSFGILTATTVVQAVIAALSGSVALLGDTVHNATDALTALPLALAFVLGRRAATRRYTYGFGRAEDLAGVFVVLVIASSAAFAGYEAVRRLLDPQDVTHLPAVAAAGLVGFAGNEWVARARLRTGRRIGSAALVADGLHARTDGFTSLAVLLGAAGSALGWRYADPLIGLVITGAILLVLRGAAREIWHRLMDAVDPHLVDEAEHALSHVDGVRAVGAVRMRWLGHALRAETSVEVDPELTVVQAHSVAVAAEHALLHAVPRLAGATVHIDHGHATGQDPHAALAHHFA; translated from the coding sequence ATGACGGGTCATGGACACGGGCACGGGCACGAGCACGGTCGTGGACACCACCATCACCATCACGGCGAGCGCATCGACGCCGCTCTCGAAGGCTCGGCCGAGGGACTGCGTACGCTCTGGTTCTCGTTCGGGATCCTGACCGCGACGACCGTGGTGCAGGCGGTCATCGCCGCGCTGTCGGGGTCGGTCGCGCTGCTGGGCGACACCGTCCACAACGCGACCGACGCGCTGACCGCCCTGCCGCTCGCCCTCGCGTTCGTGCTGGGCAGGCGGGCCGCCACCCGCCGCTACACCTACGGCTTCGGCCGGGCCGAGGACCTGGCCGGGGTCTTCGTGGTGCTGGTGATCGCCTCGTCCGCCGCCTTCGCCGGGTACGAGGCGGTCCGGCGGCTGCTGGACCCGCAGGACGTCACGCACCTCCCGGCCGTCGCCGCGGCCGGGCTCGTCGGCTTCGCCGGCAACGAGTGGGTGGCCAGGGCCCGTCTCCGTACCGGCCGTCGCATCGGCTCGGCCGCGCTCGTCGCCGACGGACTGCACGCCCGCACCGACGGATTCACCTCACTCGCCGTGCTGCTCGGCGCTGCCGGTTCTGCGCTCGGCTGGCGCTACGCGGACCCGCTGATCGGTCTCGTCATCACCGGGGCGATCCTCCTCGTACTGCGCGGTGCGGCGCGCGAGATCTGGCACCGGCTGATGGACGCCGTGGACCCGCACCTGGTCGACGAGGCCGAGCACGCGCTGTCCCATGTCGACGGCGTACGGGCGGTGGGCGCCGTACGCATGCGCTGGCTCGGGCACGCCCTGCGCGCCGAGACGTCCGTCGAGGTGGACCCCGAACTGACGGTCGTCCAGGCCCATTCGGTGGCGGTCGCCGCCGAACACGCGCTGCTGCACGCGGTGCCACGGCTGGCGGGCGCGACCGTCCACATCGACCACGGGCACGCGACGGGCCAGGACCCGCATGCCGCACTGGCCCATCACTTCGCGTAG
- a CDS encoding macro domain-containing protein has product MTGTTGITYVRGDATAPQGKGVKVIAHVCNDLGGWGKGFVVAISRRWPEPEAAYRRWHRERARNDFGLGAVQFVQVGRYVWVANMVGQRGMRTGGKGVPPVRYEAIDVALGAVADKAVELGGSVHMPRIGCGLAGGTWSRVEPLIEARLAARGVPVTVYDHGA; this is encoded by the coding sequence ATGACGGGGACGACGGGGATCACGTACGTACGGGGGGACGCCACCGCGCCGCAGGGCAAGGGGGTCAAGGTGATCGCGCATGTCTGCAACGACCTGGGCGGTTGGGGCAAGGGCTTCGTGGTCGCGATATCCCGACGGTGGCCGGAGCCGGAGGCGGCGTACCGGCGCTGGCACCGCGAGCGGGCGCGCAACGACTTCGGGCTGGGCGCGGTCCAGTTCGTCCAGGTCGGCCGGTATGTGTGGGTGGCGAACATGGTGGGGCAGCGGGGGATGCGCACCGGCGGCAAAGGTGTGCCGCCCGTGCGGTACGAGGCGATCGACGTGGCGCTGGGCGCGGTCGCCGACAAGGCCGTGGAGCTCGGTGGGTCGGTCCATATGCCGCGCATCGGCTGCGGGCTGGCGGGTGGCACATGGTCGCGGGTGGAGCCGCTGATAGAGGCGAGGCTGGCTGCGCGTGGAGTGCCCGTGACGGTGTACGACCACGGGGCGTAG
- a CDS encoding ornithine cyclodeaminase family protein, which translates to MKGSPSPMEVAMTDRTTPVIAAGEVRSALPMRVAVAAVQEALRGGLDPETDPVRAAVPVDAGQLLLMPARSSRYAGVKIASVAPDNPARGLPRIQGAYLLLDADTLTPLAILDAVELTAIRTAAVSAAAADLLAEPDAARLVVFGTGPQAHSHVEALRSVRPLRHVAVIARDEQRREEFLLRYEDSGLVVEAGDPGAVSGADLVACCTTARTPLFDGSLLADHATVVAVGSHEPDAREVDEVTVRRSTVVVEARSAALREAGDIIQPVLAGQLSPEELFTLAELVRGCVPADRDRPRLFKSVGMAWEDLVLAGAAYEATRRG; encoded by the coding sequence ATGAAGGGTTCACCGTCGCCGATGGAGGTCGCCATGACCGACCGCACCACCCCCGTCATCGCAGCCGGTGAGGTGCGCTCCGCCCTCCCGATGCGCGTCGCCGTCGCCGCGGTGCAGGAGGCGCTGCGGGGCGGACTCGACCCCGAGACCGACCCGGTGCGTGCCGCGGTGCCGGTCGACGCCGGCCAACTCCTGCTCATGCCGGCCCGGTCGAGCCGGTACGCCGGGGTGAAGATCGCCTCGGTCGCACCGGACAACCCCGCCCGGGGACTCCCCCGCATCCAGGGCGCCTACCTGCTCCTCGACGCGGACACCCTCACGCCGCTGGCCATCCTCGACGCCGTCGAACTGACCGCGATCCGCACCGCGGCCGTCTCCGCCGCCGCCGCCGACCTCCTCGCCGAGCCGGACGCGGCACGCCTCGTCGTCTTCGGAACCGGCCCGCAGGCGCACAGCCATGTCGAGGCGCTGCGATCCGTCCGCCCGCTCCGCCATGTCGCGGTGATCGCGCGCGACGAACAGCGGCGGGAGGAGTTCCTCCTGCGCTACGAGGACTCCGGCCTCGTCGTCGAGGCCGGGGACCCCGGCGCGGTGTCCGGCGCCGACCTGGTCGCCTGCTGCACCACCGCCCGCACCCCGCTCTTCGACGGCTCCCTCCTCGCCGACCACGCCACGGTGGTCGCCGTCGGCTCGCACGAGCCCGACGCCCGCGAGGTCGACGAGGTGACCGTGCGCCGCTCGACGGTCGTGGTGGAGGCGCGATCCGCCGCCCTGCGCGAGGCGGGCGACATCATCCAGCCCGTGCTGGCGGGGCAGTTGAGCCCCGAAGAGCTATTCACGCTCGCCGAACTCGTGCGCGGCTGCGTTCCGGCCGACCGGGACCGCCCCCGCCTTTTCAAGAGCGTCGGCATGGCATGGGAGGATCTTGTCCTCGCGGGCGCCGCCTACGAGGCGACCAGGAGGGGATGA
- a CDS encoding aspartate/glutamate racemase family protein, which produces MTHLGVLAHSVEGAALCFREFCREGFRELGPHDHPEVTLDCIPLARSMPAWDAGDLAAIRATLAESVRRLAAAGADFFVCPDNTAHEALEVPGEPFALPGLHIAEVVADRAACEGRERVGVLGTRFLMDGPVYRRAFGSRGIGAEVPEPAERAVVDRIIFEELVNGEFTTASRAAYVRVIERLAERGCDAVALVCTEIPLLVAPDDSPLPTLDSTRLLAHAAFEAAVGRRPLPVWRGGPV; this is translated from the coding sequence ATGACACACCTCGGCGTGCTCGCCCACAGCGTGGAGGGCGCGGCGCTCTGCTTCCGTGAGTTCTGCCGGGAGGGCTTCCGTGAGCTGGGGCCGCACGATCATCCGGAGGTGACGCTGGACTGCATTCCGCTGGCGCGCAGCATGCCCGCGTGGGACGCCGGGGACCTCGCCGCGATCCGGGCCACGCTCGCCGAGAGCGTACGGCGGCTCGCCGCGGCCGGTGCGGACTTCTTCGTCTGCCCGGACAACACCGCCCATGAGGCGCTCGAGGTTCCCGGTGAGCCGTTCGCGCTGCCCGGGCTGCACATCGCCGAGGTGGTCGCGGACCGTGCGGCGTGTGAGGGGCGGGAGCGCGTCGGGGTGCTCGGCACCCGCTTTCTGATGGACGGTCCGGTCTACCGGCGGGCCTTCGGCAGCCGCGGGATCGGCGCCGAGGTGCCGGAGCCGGCGGAGCGTGCCGTCGTCGACCGCATCATCTTCGAGGAGCTGGTGAACGGGGAGTTCACGACGGCTTCGCGTGCGGCGTACGTCCGCGTCATCGAGCGGCTGGCGGAGCGCGGCTGCGACGCGGTCGCGCTCGTCTGCACCGAGATCCCGCTGCTGGTGGCGCCGGACGACTCGCCGCTGCCCACGCTGGACTCGACGCGGCTGCTGGCGCACGCGGCGTTCGAGGCGGCGGTCGGCAGGCGGCCGTTGCCGGTGTGGCGGGGCGGGCCCGTGTGA
- a CDS encoding oxygenase MpaB family protein: protein MSRPQEAGSAPQDPVPPPPGGVLWSLAGDIRGLLMLPAALTMQVAHPAVGAGVDEHSVFRTDPWGRGERSLRSLQLWVYGGEAAAEEGRRLRRLHRTIQGTDTRGRRYHALTPEYYAWVHATGFPVYRHAARYLYRPFTEAQERRLYAEWLRVGRVLGIHDRDMPGTVEEFWPYYRKVLADELEPTAVVQDLTATDRDVPPPDRGPLPLRLLLRVLWPVILPRFLRIRRFLTIGLMPPEAREAIGLPWTAGQERRLRRLGRVVRVVVPVLPERLRYLPLARAARRARRAAPVMPKPGAPGSSE from the coding sequence ATGAGCAGGCCGCAGGAAGCCGGATCCGCGCCGCAGGACCCCGTACCGCCTCCGCCGGGCGGTGTGCTGTGGAGCCTCGCGGGCGACATCCGGGGGCTGCTGATGCTGCCCGCCGCCCTCACGATGCAGGTCGCGCATCCCGCCGTCGGCGCCGGGGTCGACGAGCACTCCGTCTTCCGCACCGACCCCTGGGGCCGTGGCGAACGCTCCCTGCGCTCGCTGCAGCTGTGGGTGTACGGCGGGGAGGCCGCGGCCGAGGAGGGCCGCCGGCTGCGCAGGCTGCACCGAACGATCCAGGGCACCGACACCCGGGGCCGCCGCTACCACGCGCTCACCCCCGAGTACTACGCGTGGGTCCACGCCACCGGCTTTCCCGTCTACCGGCACGCCGCCCGCTATCTGTACCGCCCGTTCACCGAGGCGCAGGAGCGCAGGCTGTACGCGGAGTGGCTGCGGGTCGGCCGGGTCCTCGGCATCCACGACCGCGACATGCCAGGGACCGTCGAGGAGTTCTGGCCGTACTACCGCAAGGTCCTCGCCGACGAGCTGGAGCCCACGGCCGTCGTCCAGGACCTCACCGCGACCGACCGCGACGTCCCGCCGCCGGACCGAGGACCCCTGCCGCTCAGGCTGCTGCTCCGTGTCCTCTGGCCGGTGATCCTGCCGAGGTTCCTCCGCATCCGGCGCTTCCTCACCATCGGCCTGATGCCGCCCGAGGCGCGCGAGGCCATCGGGCTGCCCTGGACGGCCGGGCAGGAACGACGGCTCAGGCGCCTCGGCCGCGTCGTACGGGTCGTGGTCCCCGTCCTCCCCGAACGCCTGCGCTACCTGCCCCTGGCCCGTGCGGCCCGGCGGGCCCGCCGAGCCGCACCGGTCATGCCGAAGCCCGGCGCACCAGGGTCGTCGGAGTGA
- a CDS encoding MFS transporter — MLAGFLLLFLAFSVTYGAMPTFFAHVFPVDVRYTGMSAGYTLGTVLGGGFAPIIAAYLLDRTGDWPAIAWYMTAAGAVSFVAALFLRERPDDVPGRSDRSSPSSLQRVPTKG, encoded by the coding sequence ATGCTCGCCGGGTTCCTGCTGCTGTTCCTGGCCTTCTCCGTGACCTACGGGGCGATGCCGACCTTCTTCGCCCACGTCTTCCCCGTCGACGTGCGCTACACCGGCATGTCCGCCGGCTACACGCTGGGCACGGTCCTGGGCGGCGGGTTCGCGCCCATCATCGCCGCGTACCTGCTCGACCGGACCGGCGACTGGCCCGCGATCGCGTGGTACATGACCGCGGCCGGCGCGGTCTCCTTCGTCGCCGCGCTGTTCCTGCGCGAACGTCCGGACGACGTCCCCGGCCGGAGCGACAGGTCGTCACCGTCGAGTCTCCAGCGCGTCCCGACCAAGGGCTGA
- a CDS encoding M1 family metallopeptidase encodes MHRRILVPSALAASLVLAIPASAADFAAGAPGIGDPYYPASGNGGYDVAHYDLRLKYQPATDLLEGTATIVATTKQNLSRFNLDFGLAVGEVRVNGRKAAFAKSGDRELEITPATPLEKGRSVSVVVRYAGKPSELKIGGWTAWHRTPDGGVAAQEPDSAVWWFPSNDHPLDKATYDVSVSVPDGTQAISNGVLQSQSSRLGWTRFNWRSNKPQASYLTTLAVGKFDITTDKTAKGLPVLNAYSRDLGDHAGAARASVERTTEVAEWLEEVFGPYPFNALGGYVPNVTSGYALETQTRPFYSPRQFANGANVSVVVHELAHQWYGDSVSVKGWKDIWVNEGFARYSQWLWSEKEGEGTAQELADYIYALHPADDPFWTVKPGDPGPDKQFDIAVYDRGALALQALRNEVGDEDFFAILKGWPTVHAHGNANVGDFVTYAEKVSGKPLAELFDTWLYEPSKPAGAAAAPAGAAAAARTGVRPAQPTSYRKIAATNSVHDHGHDHHRSHGH; translated from the coding sequence GTGCACCGCAGAATCCTCGTTCCGAGTGCGCTTGCGGCTTCGCTCGTGCTGGCGATCCCGGCATCGGCCGCGGACTTCGCCGCCGGGGCCCCGGGAATTGGCGACCCCTACTACCCGGCCAGCGGAAACGGCGGCTATGACGTTGCGCATTACGACCTCAGACTGAAATACCAGCCGGCGACCGATCTGCTGGAGGGCACGGCGACGATCGTCGCCACCACCAAGCAGAACCTCTCCCGTTTCAACCTCGATTTCGGCCTGGCGGTCGGTGAGGTGCGGGTCAACGGCAGGAAGGCGGCGTTCGCGAAGAGCGGCGACCGGGAACTGGAGATCACCCCGGCGACGCCGCTGGAGAAGGGCCGGTCGGTCTCGGTGGTCGTCCGGTACGCCGGGAAGCCCTCCGAGCTGAAGATCGGCGGCTGGACCGCCTGGCACCGCACCCCGGACGGCGGTGTCGCCGCGCAGGAACCGGACTCGGCCGTGTGGTGGTTCCCCTCCAACGACCATCCGCTGGACAAGGCGACGTACGACGTCTCCGTGTCCGTGCCGGACGGCACCCAGGCCATCAGCAACGGTGTGCTGCAGTCGCAGTCGTCACGGCTCGGCTGGACCCGCTTCAACTGGCGGTCGAACAAGCCGCAGGCGTCGTACCTCACCACGCTCGCGGTCGGCAAGTTCGACATCACGACCGACAAGACCGCGAAGGGCCTGCCCGTCCTCAACGCGTACAGCAGGGATCTCGGCGACCACGCGGGCGCGGCGCGCGCGAGCGTCGAGCGGACGACCGAGGTCGCCGAGTGGCTGGAGGAGGTGTTCGGCCCGTACCCGTTCAACGCGCTCGGCGGCTACGTCCCGAATGTCACCAGCGGCTACGCCCTGGAGACGCAGACCCGCCCGTTCTACAGCCCGCGGCAGTTCGCGAACGGGGCGAACGTCTCGGTGGTCGTCCATGAGCTGGCCCACCAGTGGTACGGGGACAGCGTCTCCGTGAAGGGCTGGAAGGACATCTGGGTCAACGAGGGCTTCGCCCGCTACAGCCAGTGGCTGTGGTCGGAGAAGGAGGGCGAGGGCACGGCACAGGAGCTGGCCGACTACATCTACGCCCTGCACCCGGCCGACGATCCGTTCTGGACGGTGAAGCCGGGCGACCCGGGCCCGGACAAGCAGTTCGACATCGCCGTGTACGACCGTGGTGCGCTCGCCCTCCAGGCGCTGCGCAACGAGGTCGGCGACGAGGACTTCTTCGCGATCCTCAAGGGCTGGCCGACCGTGCACGCCCACGGCAACGCGAACGTCGGGGACTTCGTGACGTACGCGGAGAAGGTCTCCGGCAAGCCGCTCGCGGAGCTCTTCGACACCTGGTTGTACGAGCCCTCGAAGCCGGCCGGGGCGGCAGCGGCACCGGCCGGAGCGGCCGCGGCCGCGCGCACCGGTGTCCGGCCCGCGCAGCCCACGTCGTACCGGAAGATCGCCGCGACGAACTCCGTGCACGACCACGGTCACGACCACCACCGCTCGCACGGTCACTGA
- a CDS encoding DUF2785 domain-containing protein has protein sequence MSTDPVDWSSIAAADFPFPGAVPASRLCEELSAMLVSPDPEVRDGHAYTAAARWIRQGHLDEVLEELGDTAAGRFTHPEIQARAFAPLVLRCVLTRADAAPCTVAEGAAERWYAGFASWFPAERDTRGWDDSLGWLHAVAHGADAAAAFARALPARRTELLELCARRMTAAHAERRYEQLEDARLAHALSVVLLAPGLTAEQATAWLSVVTDALEGGGPGPVPPWAFNTFATLQSLHLHLTRGLADGGVPPHAPVVATEVAAILRLPYGWLA, from the coding sequence ATGAGTACGGATCCTGTCGACTGGTCGTCGATCGCCGCTGCGGACTTCCCTTTCCCCGGCGCCGTACCGGCGTCCCGGCTCTGCGAGGAGCTGTCGGCGATGCTCGTGTCCCCCGACCCCGAGGTCCGTGACGGGCACGCTTACACCGCCGCCGCGCGCTGGATACGGCAAGGGCACCTGGACGAGGTCCTCGAAGAGCTCGGCGACACCGCCGCGGGGCGCTTCACCCACCCCGAGATCCAGGCCCGGGCCTTCGCCCCGCTCGTTCTCCGCTGCGTTCTGACGCGCGCCGACGCCGCGCCCTGCACCGTGGCGGAGGGGGCAGCGGAGCGCTGGTACGCCGGTTTCGCCTCCTGGTTCCCGGCGGAGCGCGACACCCGCGGCTGGGACGACTCCCTCGGCTGGCTGCACGCTGTCGCCCACGGCGCCGACGCGGCCGCGGCGTTCGCCCGGGCCCTGCCTGCCCGCCGCACCGAACTGCTCGAACTGTGCGCCCGACGGATGACGGCCGCACACGCCGAGCGCCGCTATGAGCAGTTGGAGGACGCACGCCTCGCCCATGCGCTCAGCGTGGTCCTGCTCGCTCCCGGTCTGACGGCCGAGCAGGCCACCGCATGGTTGAGCGTCGTCACGGACGCCCTCGAAGGCGGCGGGCCCGGCCCGGTCCCACCATGGGCCTTCAACACCTTCGCGACGCTGCAGTCCCTTCATCTCCATCTGACCCGCGGCCTCGCCGACGGAGGCGTTCCGCCGCACGCTCCGGTGGTGGCCACGGAGGTTGCCGCGATACTGCGCCTGCCGTACGGCTGGCTCGCCTGA